The following DNA comes from Mucilaginibacter jinjuensis.
GCATCAGCGACAGCAAAGATGGCGACGGTGTGCACTTTAAAACCCGTATCGGTAATGACGACCGTGGTAACTGGGGCTCATGGTTTGGTTCGGGCAAAAGCCACGTGCGCAAAATAGAAGTAAACTATACGGTGTACATGCCGGCTAAAAACCCGCTTACCATTACCAACAATTATGGCGGTACAGTATTGGCTGATGTTTTAAGCGGTAAGGTAATTATCAACAGTGCTTATGGGAGCTTAACTGCCAAAGCATTAAACAACCCTGATAATGAGATCAAAGTACAATACGGTTCTGCCAAAATAGAAAGCCTGTCAGGCAGTGAAGTAAAGGTGTCTTATGGCAGCCTGTTAATTGGCGAAAGCGATAAGTTGAATGCTGATGTAAGCTACAGCTCTGCTAAAATCACTAAACTAACTTCGTCTGGTAATATCAATGCACGTTTCAGCGGCACGGTTGAAGTGGGCGACGTAGGCAAAAACGTAACCAACCTCACCATCAACTCATCATACTCTGGTGTAAAACTGGGCCTGAGCAACGATCAGAACACCGACTTTAACGTATCGGTAAGCTACGGCGGCTTTAGCTACGGCTCTGTACCGGTAAGCATTACCAGCAAAACGCCCGAAGATGGCGAGCGGGGCTTTAACCCTACTAAAACCTATAAAGGCAAAGTAGGTAAAGGCAATGCAGATAAAGTGATCTCCATCAAATCAACCTTCGGTAGCGTCAAATTCGATTAATATTCGATAGTCCCTTAATCACCATAACCTAACAATATGAAAACACTTAAAAAAGTTGTTCTGGCCGCGCTTTGCCTTTTTGCAGCCAACGGAACGTTTGCCCAACAGAAAGGCGATACCTCATCAACAGTATCAGAAACCCCGGCTGCTTCAGGCAGCGGCACTGATACTACTGCCACTAACTACCGCGAAAAAATGCGAAATCTGCAAGAGCAGATGCGTAACGTGCAAAGGCAAATGAATGATCTGCGTGCCCAGCAATCCAAATTAAATATGGAGCACGTGCAGGCCATGGGCGACAAGATAAATGACCGTAGCTTCTCTATAGGCGGCAGCGATGAAAACGGCCACCGTACTTACATGAGAGGTGATGATTACATTGCCAAAAAGATAGCCAGCGGCGAGGTGAAAGAGAAAACCAAGCCGTACACCAAAAGCTACACCATTAGCGCAACCGATAAAATTGCGATAGATAACCAGTTTGGTAAAGTAAACGTAAATACCTGGGCCAAAAACGAGGTGAAGGTTGATGTAGAAATTAAAGCCGATGGCGATAATGATACTGAAGCGCAGAAGATACTGGATAGGGTGACCATTAAAGATGGTAAAGAAGGCGAGGGCGTATCTTTTAAAACAGATATTGAAAAAACCGGCGAGGAGAACAACTGGGGATCGTGGGACGATGATGGTAAAAGCCATGTTAGGCGTGTGGTAGTAAACTACACGGTTTATATGCCTGCAAAAAATGCCCTGAGCATCAGCAACAGGTTTGGTGAAGTTACCGTCCCCGATCTGAGCGGTAAACTATCGCTTGATGTAAAGTTCGGCAACCTTACTGCCAAAGATCTGTCTAACCCAATGAACGAGATCAACGTAAAATTTGGCGACGCCACCATCGCAAACTTAAACAGCGACGAGTTTAACATCAGCTACGGAACCGCTAAAATTGGTACTGCCGATAAGCTGAAAGCCAAAGTAAGCTTTGCAGGTTTAGATGTGGATAAGCTAACCTCATCAGGCGACATCACCTTAAAATATACCCGCGGTGGTACTGGTTTTAAAGTGGGCGAACTGGATAAAAACCTGAAGAGCCTCAACATTGATGCATCTTTCAGCAAAGTGGTACTTAACCCGAAAGACAATTTCGATTTTGATATTAGCACAAAAATGGGCGGCTTTAATTACGATGACTCTGCCGTAAGTGTAACCAACACTACCCCCACAGATGGCGAACGCAAATACTACAACCCTAACAAAACCTACAAAGGCCACGCCGGTAAAGGTGGTTCGGCCAAAACGGTTACTATTAAATCAAACTTCACCAGTATTAAGTTTGATCAGTAAGCGGCTGTTGAAGAAGCGTTATGATTAGTTTGTTTTTGCAAGCCCTGCCGTAAAAAGCAGGGTTTACTTTTTAAAGGTCGGCCTGTCATGCTGAGGCACTCGAAGCATAAGCGTCGGCCCTCTGCACCATGCTTCGAGTGCCTCAGCATGACAATGCGCTTAAGTCATGAACTATTACCGTCATTGCGAGGTACGAAGCAATCGCGAACTATACAGAGCGGCTCTGCAAGTCGGGTGCTTCGACGGAGCTCAGCATGACAAACGCTTCGTTCCTCGCAATGACGATTTTCTTGAAAAATCCGAAATCGAAAATCCGACTTCCGAAATCCTACAACACCCTACACAACAATCCCTTCAAATACTCCCCTTCCGGGAACGAAGCCCTAACCGGGTGATCCTCCGGCTGGCAAAATTGGTAGATAAATTGCACTTCCTTACCTGCATCCAATGCCGCCCAGGCCAGTACTTGTTTAAAGTTATCGATATCCATAGCGCCAGAGCATGAATAGGTAGCCAGCAAGCCGCCTTTGTTCAGCAACAGCATGGCAATACGGTTCAAATCTTTGTAAGCACGTGCAGCACGATCAAGCGCCGAGCGTGATGGCGCATATTTAGGTGGATCGAGAACGATCAGATCGAACGTCTCGCCATCTTCTTTAAACTTGCGCAGTTGCTTGTTTACGTCGGATTGGAAAGCTCTATGTATATCGGCATTCAGACCGTTCAGTTCAATATTTTGTTTCAGGGTTTCTATCGCCAGTGCCGAACTATCTACACTGGTAACCGAAACTGCGCCTTGCTTTAGGCTATTTAAGGTGAAGCCGCCGGTATAGCAAAAGCAATCCAACACCTTTTTGCCTTTGGTATGCGCAGCCACAATATGGCGGTTATCCCGCTGATCGCAGTAGAAACCAGACTTCTGGCCTTCGGCGATGTTGATGCCGTAAACTACATTGTTCTCTTTCACTTCCACAATTTCGGGTGGATGGGCACCGGCCAGTACGCCGCCGTTTGATGCACCAAGTCCCTCATGCTCGCGCGATGAAGCGTCACTTTTATCGAAGATGCCTTTAGGTTGCAACAGTTTCTCCAGCTCATCAATAATAACAGCTTTATTGTTTTCGATACCCGATGTGAGGATCTGTAAAGAAAGATAATCAGCATATTTATCAACGATTAACCCCGGCAGGTAATCAGCCTCGCTGAAAATTAAGCGGCAGGTATTGGTGCTGCCATCGGACAATAATTCGGCACGACTTGCTACTGCCACTGCCACTTTCTTACGGAACCAGTCGCCATCAATAGCCACATCCTCGTTCCACTCCAGCAGTCGCAGCGCCACGCGCGATTGATCGTTGTAAAAGCCGTAAGCCATAAACTTACCATCCGTACTCAGCAGGCGCACCACATCGCCATTGGCCGGTTTGCCCTTCACCTTATCTATCGCACCCGAGAACAACCATGGGTGCCTTTGCATTACCGCTTTTTCTTTCCCTTTTTTAAGGATCACATCAATCATGGTGCAAAGATAAGATTTGGTTGGCAGTTGTCGGTTATCAGTTGTCGGTACAATGATTTTCGTCGTGAGAGATTTATATATTTATCGAAATCTTTCATAATGTATAATTATCATATCAAACCCTTTATACTTTTAGTTTTTACTGTATTCGTTTGGGGCTCCTGCAAAAGCAAATCATCACATAATACGCTTAGCAATACCACTACGACATCTGCTAAAACAGCTCCAACTGAAGAAGCTCAACAATTAATTAAAAAATTTGGCCCTATTATTAACGGTGTCTGGGTAAAGCAAGATTATATTGATAAGGTGATTAAAACTAAGTCTCCTTTTGAGGCAATGGACTTGGCAATTGGATTAACGACCTTTAAAGTTAGTTTAGACTCAATTAGAGGCGATAGCCTGGTAGCACATGGTGGTTGGGATAATCATGAAGGTGCTGATATGAAGATAAAATTCCATAGCGGTAAAAGGGCTTCAACCATATTGTTAAATGGAAGTGAGCTGGGCTATGAAATTCACGGAAGGGATACGATGCTAATACTTTATAAAACTAAAACCGATGATGTTCCTACAACAATGTATATCAGAGTATTAAAAAGACCTTTTAAACATGATGGCGATTTAGATGATGGTCTTGTTTATCTAATGAATAAAGGCTTGGTGGCCGGAAAATATTTTGTAATTGACAGCCTTGGCAAGAAAGCCGATGTTGTTTTAAGTCCTTTCGGGAAAATTACAGGGTTGTCTTCATTTAAAAGCTATATGATTGATTATGATCTTGGCGGTGAACCGATGAATAATTTAGATGGATTTACATTTGATATATACACCAAACATCAACAGTCTTATACATTTAAAATAATGGCCGATACATTAAGCCTTTATGAAACGCGTCCCAATGCCGATTCAACCCTGCTCTTAGTAGATAAGCTGAAATATAAACTGATTAGAAAGCGATAATCCACTTATGAGTAAGATGAAGTAGCCCTCTCAACAACAGACAACCGATAACAGACAACCAAAAAAACTATCTTTGCCTCCATGGAAACCATCACCTGGAACGATTTTGAAAAGGTAGCCCTGCATGCTGGCACCATACTGGAAGCGATTGATTATCCCGAAGCACGTAAACCTGCTTATAAGGTAAGGGTTGATTTTGGCGAACACGGCATCAAATGGTCGAGTGCGCAGATTACGAAACATTATACGAAAGAAGAGTTGGTTGGCCGTCAAATTTTGGGTGTGATTAATTTCCCTAAAAAACAGATCGGTAAATTTATGTCGGAGTTTCTGGTAACAGGACTGGCTGACGAGAACGGCGATATCGTACTAACGGCAATTGAACGCCCGGTACCCAACGGAAGCAAACTAATATGAGGTATATCAATTTTGAGGGCGAAGCCATCATTTCGCCCGATGATTTTTTCATGAACGAAGCCATCCGCGAAGCCAAACTGGCTTTGGCCGAAGATGAGATCCCTATTGGTGCCATTGTGGTTTGCAAAGGGCAGATCATCGGTCGCGGGCATAACTTAACCGAGCGGCTAAATGATGTTTCGGCCCATGCAGAAATGCAGGCTCTAACAGCCGCAGCCAATTATATGGGCGGCAAGTATTTACCCGAGTGTACCCTATATGTAACCATGGAACCCTGCGTTATGTGCGCAGGTGCATCGTACTGGTTCCAGGTTGGCCGCATTGTTTTTGGGGCTTATGATGCCCGGCTGGGTTTCGGCAGGTTGAACCAGAAAATCACCCATCCCAAAACATTAATTACCGGTGGCATTCGCGAAAATGAGTGCGGGCAGATGGTGAAAGACTTCTTTAAAAGCCGCCGCCAGAAAACTTGACATTAACAGAACAAATAATGAACATAGGGCTTTATATTTGTAACACATTCTTTTAACCTTTAAAAATACGATTATGGCATTCGAACTACCGGCGCTATCATACGCAACCGACGCACTGGAACCACACATTGATAAATTGACTATGGAAATTCACCATGGCAAACATCACCAGGCTTATGTTACTAACCTTAACAAAGCGCTTGAGGGTAAACCAGAAGCAACCAGCAATATTGAAGATATCGTTAAAAATATTTCAAAATTCCC
Coding sequences within:
- a CDS encoding class I SAM-dependent rRNA methyltransferase, which translates into the protein MIDVILKKGKEKAVMQRHPWLFSGAIDKVKGKPANGDVVRLLSTDGKFMAYGFYNDQSRVALRLLEWNEDVAIDGDWFRKKVAVAVASRAELLSDGSTNTCRLIFSEADYLPGLIVDKYADYLSLQILTSGIENNKAVIIDELEKLLQPKGIFDKSDASSREHEGLGASNGGVLAGAHPPEIVEVKENNVVYGINIAEGQKSGFYCDQRDNRHIVAAHTKGKKVLDCFCYTGGFTLNSLKQGAVSVTSVDSSALAIETLKQNIELNGLNADIHRAFQSDVNKQLRKFKEDGETFDLIVLDPPKYAPSRSALDRAARAYKDLNRIAMLLLNKGGLLATYSCSGAMDIDNFKQVLAWAALDAGKEVQFIYQFCQPEDHPVRASFPEGEYLKGLLCRVL
- a CDS encoding nucleoside deaminase; amino-acid sequence: MRYINFEGEAIISPDDFFMNEAIREAKLALAEDEIPIGAIVVCKGQIIGRGHNLTERLNDVSAHAEMQALTAAANYMGGKYLPECTLYVTMEPCVMCAGASYWFQVGRIVFGAYDARLGFGRLNQKITHPKTLITGGIRENECGQMVKDFFKSRRQKT
- a CDS encoding tRNA-binding protein; amino-acid sequence: METITWNDFEKVALHAGTILEAIDYPEARKPAYKVRVDFGEHGIKWSSAQITKHYTKEELVGRQILGVINFPKKQIGKFMSEFLVTGLADENGDIVLTAIERPVPNGSKLI